Proteins co-encoded in one Rhopalosiphum maidis isolate BTI-1 chromosome 2, ASM367621v3, whole genome shotgun sequence genomic window:
- the LOC113553037 gene encoding rho guanine nucleotide exchange factor 18 isoform X2, with translation MEHFERDELDDSEEDTVTDYSQMNTATNDVNNIDSTDFVLRTMPSSTLVPTISVTPHSAAGKNYPVLEENIQQLHEIHEVIQQMRDSATLGLTHMIHFCGINNTLSSSCPSLSKPHYQSELDTSSLNSSPTHIDLSSTFDSIRKHKTGYVKRKNSFNWFSMAKNCIESKENEIVRRRSWAALDDLTKNHMHSLKVVKRQKSASLSSMESETEDPFTDSTANLLTTDSTSFCRQKSNKNVGLISRRFSGTSSTHSLNETDYQNGFNKTIAKRAVESCLLQARLPLQKSVSTPSIMGTRDILNKENVSNNDVNSIPIKYKNPTHHRGRPSGTEDSETEEETLDVDSTMKRCYITPSSNNTNIPFYNLFSDMSEDQNAKRRKRGSLFFRKKKDKSKKILHSWMSPPYSNFEQSCDWCAKPLENKPALSCESCLITVHQNSCKDQVSECVKQKYGKSNLRFSSSSFQQRFYGKRQNNNNQSSSPNSHPEDKDDAHSHSQDGVVYSDEVSLVQFEFLNENHITAHDLETDPALGLHEEQPDSWTPTVTKEIVKRLKDKEIKRQEHIYEFVLTEKHHCLTLRVMQKVFVDGLQKHFQLGDKVYRMFPRLAELTEIHIGFLKSLKEKQRLAAINNGGIVDSIADLLLDQFSNINAQRLKSSYGEFCSRHRDALDVYKVLEKDPAFFNFIKHCQANPLLKKKGIPECVLFVTQRLTKYPLLIEPLIKTSKENKIESEKLSRALAMVKDILVEVDSQVAEKEKEDRKLEIYNRMEAKSYTNFRGRKFKKSDLLSENRRLRFEGTAWLMQRHAKTQMVMVNVIVMTDVLFFILENNHKYTFFMPESNKEKETKVLKPVAGVVSLQKLLVREKAGTDTKGIYLISSNPAEPEMFELKVHKPKDKQVWIQSIRSAVQECPEEEDDGYVTFSFEERQRQLETKKNNIREIVGVLRQKDVEQALILEEKMGLQLKLLASAGVESLPIETPSYCHLVTEHQDSEKIRKEVMNAIQKVNELACSLYASGTNLSRSASSVGEHQSVTYVSPTLPKRAETFGGFDNSLSSPKNALRKLPKVVDGNENSVESGNSSPMGTPSSTRKDSKLRDSNLMWKENCSTSSSQSATTIQSSSEFPTLLALGKEQQATAMELTHHIYTLSSIISQQMTNIDSLQAELAAYKSQNLLEDPTLNSSNMNSSVWLKDKRPIYRHNHQLEELRNLQDKLTHEKESWIRERDSEMKDLEEKREQLLRLQEQVRLEQTDVTQQREQLYLKLQMLTNQGIIVSPNMQPPPVSPNQQTQNQSAADGVPQPLSHSESVRSKRTDSMKWKQHTPPSATSSSTLPINLISATNQQKVASKVQIKQKLPFKLANKLGNNNSSSASDTIPNTTTSPSSQSAYAFQQLLPLKLRESAKNPMNPIQGSSIEILSPSSQQGPSHSRTGSSPAMMQSAQIIEGKQSGNKAGRTNTYPKLPEKFRIRSPESKQSKTPTTQNSGSINNTNATSTTEEEVIFF, from the exons ATGGAACATTTTGAAAGAGATGAATTGGACGATAGTGAAGAAGACACAGTGACAGATTATTCACAGATGAACACAGCAACAaatgatgtaaataatatagattcaaCTGATTTTGTGTTGAGAACAATGCCAAGCAGTACTCTAGTTCCTACAATCAGTGTTACACCTCATTCAGCAGCTGGGAAAAATTATCCAGTTcttg AGGAAAATATACAACAACTACATGAAATACACGAGGTCATACAACAAATGCGTGATTCTGCCACGTTAGGATTGACACac atgatacatttttgcggaataaacaatacattaagTTCGTCATGTCCATCATTAAGTAAACCTCATTATCAGTCTGAATTAGATACTTCCAGTCTCAACTCTTCTCCTACTCATATAGATTTATCTTCAACATTTGATTCAATTAGAAAACACAAAACTGGATATGTTAAACGta aAAACTCTTTCAATTGGTTTAGTATggcaaaaaattgtatagagtCCAAAGAAAATGAAATTGTTCGGAGAAGAAGTTGGGCAGCATTAGATGACTTAACAAAGAACCATATGCATAGTCTAAAAGTTGTTAAACGACAAAAAAG TGCTAGCTTAAGTAGTATGGAATCTGAGACAGAAGATCCATTTACAGATAGCACAGCAAATTTATTAACTACTGATAGTACATCATTTTGTCGCCAGAAgtcgaataaaaatgttggtcTAATTAGTCGCAGGTTTAGTGGAACTTCTTCTACCCACTCACTTAATGAGACTGATTATCAG aatggttttaataaaacaatcgcAAAACGAGCTGTTGAATCTTGTTTATTACAAGCCAGACTTCCTTTACAAAAATCTGTTTCCACACCATCAATTATGGGCACACGTGACATTTTGAACAAagaaaatgtttcaaataatGATGTCAATAGTATTCCaat taaatacaaaaatccTACCCACCATAGAGGTCGTCCTAGTGGTACAGAAGACAGTGAGACTGAAGAAGAAACATTGGATGTAGATAGTACAATGAAACGTTGTTATATTACCCCTTCATCtaataacacaaatatacccttctacaatttattttctga TATGTCAGAAGATCAAAATgcaaaaagaagaaaaagaggaagtttattttttagaaagaaAAAAGATAAATCAAAGAAAATCCTTCATTCTTGGATGTCTCCACCATATAGTAATTTTGAACAATCATGTGATTGGTGTGCTAAGCCTTTAGAAAATAAACCAGCTTTATCATGTGAAA gTTGTTTGATTACGGTACACCAAAATTCATGTAAAGATCAAGTTTCTGAATgtgttaaacaaaaatatggaaag agtaATTTGAGATTTTCATCATCTTCATTCCAACAAAGGTTTTATGGGAAAcgccaaaacaataataatcagtcTTCTTCCCCCAACAG ccaTCCAGAAGACAAAGATGATGCTCATAGTCATTCACAAGATGGTGTtgt gtattcagATGAGGTTTCTTTAGtccaatttgaatttttaaatgaaa atCATATAACAGCTCACGATTTAGAAACGGATCCTGCATTAGGATTACACGAAGAACAACCAGATTCATGGACACCTACTGTTACCAAAGAA ATTGTGAAGAGATTAAaagataaagaaataaaacgtCAAgaacatatttatgaatttgtgTTAACTGAAAAACATCATTGCCTTACCTTGAGAGTTAtgcaaaaa GTGTTTGTTGATggtttacaaaaacattttcaacttGGCGATAAAGTTTATCGTATGTTCCCTAGATTAGCCGAACTTACTGAAATTCACATTGGATTTTTGAAAAGTCTGAAAGAAAAGCAACGTTTAGCTGCTATCAATAATGGTGGTATTGTAGATTCCATTGCAGATTTACTATTGGatcaattttcaaacataaatgCTCAACGTTTAAAGAGCTCTTATGGGGAATTTTGCTCAAGACATAGGGATGCATTGGatgtttataaagttttagaaaaagatccagcattttttaattttattaagcaCTGTCAG GCCAAtcctttgttaaaaaaaaaaggtattccAGAATGTGTGTTGTTTGTTACTCAAAGACTAACTAAGTATCCATTACTCATTGAACCTCTcataaaaacttcaaaagaaaacaaaattgaaagtGAAAAACTTTCTCGGGCATTAGCTATGGTTAAA GATATCTTAGTGGAAGTAGATTCTCAAGTAgctgaaaaagaaaaagaagatagaaaacttgaaatatataatcggATGGAAGCTAAATCTTACACTAATTTTAGAGgacgtaaatttaaaaaatctgatTTATTGTCTGAGAATAGAAGACTGAG atTTGAAGGAACAGCTTGGCTTATGCAACGTCATGCAAAAACACAAATGGTAATGgttaatgttattgttatgacagatgtgttgttttttatacttgaaaataatcacaagtacacattttttatgccTGAAAGcaataaagaaaaagaaactaaa gtcTTAAAACCAGTTGCTGGCGTAGTGTCGTTGCAAAAACTTTTAGTCAGGGAAAAAGCTGGAACTGATACtaaaggtatttatttaatatcttctAATCCAGCCGAACCAGAAATGTTTGAACTCAAAGTGCATAAACCTAAAGACAAACAAGTATGGATACAATCTATTCGTTCAGCTGTACAAGAATGTCCTGAAGAAGAAGATGACGGATATGTAACCTTCAGTTTTGAAGAAAGACAAAGGCAATTAGAAActaagaaaaacaatataagaGAAATTGTTG GAGTTTTAAGGCAAAAAGATGTGGAACAAGCTTTGATTCTGGAAGAAAAAATGGGGTTACAACTAAAGCTTTTAGCATCTGCTGGAGTAGAAAGTTTACCAATTGAAACTCCGTCATATTGCCATTTGGTTACTGAGCATCAAGATTCAGAAAAGATAAGAAAAGAAGTAATGAATGCTATAcag AAAGTCAATGAACTTGCTTGTTCATTGTATGCTTCTGGTACAAATTTGTCTCGTAGCGCTAGTTCTGTTGGTGAACATCAAAGTGTAACATATGTTTCTCCAACGTTACCTAAAAGAGCTGAAACATTTGGTGGATTTGATAATTCATTATCATCACCGAAAA atgcTCTAAGAAAATTACCAAAAGTTGTGGATGGTAATGAAAATAGTGTGGAATCTGGCAATTCTAGTCCAATGGGTACTCCAAGTTCCACGCGTAAAGATTCCAAATTG agaGATAGCAATCTTATGTGGAAAGAAAATTGCAGTACGAGCTCATCACAAAGTGCCACTACAATACAATCATCCAGCGAGTTCCCAACATTATTAGCTCTAGGAAAAGAACAACAAGCTACAGCAATGGAATTAACAcatcatatttatactttatcttCTATTATTTCTCAACAAATGACTAATATtgatag tCTTCAAGCTGAGTTGGCTGCTTACAAATCTCAGAATCTTCTGGAAGACCCAACATTAAACAGTTCAAATATGAATTCTAGTGTTTGGTTAAAAGATAAAAGGCCAATTTATAGACATAATCATCAATTAGAGGAACTGCGTAATCTACAAGATAAGTTAACACACGAAAAAGAGTCTTGGATAAGAGAACGAGACTCCGAGATGAAGGATTTGGAAGAAAAAAGAGAACAGTTACTCAGATTACAG GAACAAGTACGGTTAGAACAAACTGATGTAACTCAACAACGAGAGCAGCTTTATCTTAAATTACAAATGCTAACCAATCAAGGTATTATTGTTTCACCTAATATGCAGCCACCACCCGTGTCACCAAATCAACAGACCCAAAATCAATCTGCTGCTGATGGAGTACCTCAACCATTGTCTCATTCAGAATCTGTGCGTAGTAAAAGAACTGATTCTATGAAATGGAAACAGCATACTCCACCTTCAGCCACCTCTTCATCAACATTACCTATTAACCTGATTAGTGCTACTAACCAACAAAAG GTAGCTTCCAAAGTTCaaataaaacagaaattaCCATTTAAATTAGCTAATAAATTGGGTAACAATAATTCAAGTTCTGCATCTGATACCATACCCAATACCACAACTTCACCTTCTTCCCAATCAGCATATGCTTTTCAACAGCTTTTACCATTAAAGCTGCGCGAGAGTGCCAAAAACCCAATGAATCCTATTCAAGGTAGttctattgaaatattgtcaCCGTCAAGCCAACAAGGTCCTAGTCATTCACGTACAGGATCTAGTCCAGCAATGATGCAAAGTGCTCAg ataattgaGGGAAAACAATCAGGTAACAAAGCTGGCAGAACAAATACCTATCCAAAATTGCCTGAAAAATTTCGTATTCGTAGCCCAGAGTCAAAACAGTCCAAAACACCAACTACACAAAACAGTGGCAGCATCAATAACACCAATGCTACCTCCACCACCGAAGAAGAAGTGATATTCTTctga